The genomic DNA CATTGCATTATTCAACAACGTTTGCCTAGTACCTTATCAGGAGTACACGTAGGAGTATCTTTCGAAAAAACAACTCGAGTATAAAAACGTAATAGAAAACAACACTCTAACCTAAGGCTCTACTCCTCGAACGCATCGCACGATTGTCGGCGCCTCCCCTTTTCACAGATCTAACCCTGTATCGATCAGCTCGCGCAGTAGAAGCGATGCGCGTCGCGGTAGCAATCGTAGCAGGTGGCTTAGGAAGAGCAAATACTTGGGGATGCTGATTTCTAGCTCGTTGCGCCGCACGCCCGCTATGATGCGGCGTGCTGCTTCGTCGGATTTGATGCGTCCGAAGGCGGAGGAGATGCGTAGCCGGATGTCGTTCAGGCAGTGGTCAGTGATGATGAACGGGTAGATGTGCACGAGGGTGGTGTGGATGGTGTGTTGGCACTTTTCGATGCGTAGCTCCTCGAGCGTCGACTCGTACAACCCTTGCACGGCAAACTGTGATACGGCGAGCGGCATTTGATGCTTCAACCCGCTTACACCGGCCACGGAGGTGAGGAAGACGATGTGTCCGTGAGCTACTTTCTTCATTTTGGGAAGTATCGCTTCCAGGAGCTGGATGGATGAGAGCAAGCCAAAAGGGTTAGAAAAATCCCAACACGGCAAAGGCATAACAGTCATACGTACCAAGAAATGGGACACTACACCGACATTCAAGGTAACTTCGATCGGTGGCGGTTCGGTAACGAGACTCCGGGCGCTCGGGACATTGCAGCTGTGAAACAGCATGCTGATGGTGCCCAGGCTGCTCTCGATCGCTGCCACGGTTCGATTGATCTCCGCCTGCTTCGTAACGTCGCACTCGTACGCACAGGCAACACCGCCGGCAGATTGTATTTTCTTCACCAACAGATCGTTGTCCGTTGTTTTCACGTCGATACAGGCTACCTTTACGCCCAGCTCTGCCAGCTGTATGGCTAGATCGTATCCCACTCCCCGACCGCTACCGACGACCTGTGGGAATGTGAAGCGGAATTGTTTTACACGGATCCTTGCACGGTTTGGTGACTAGTACTTACAGCCGCTACCTCGCCGGTAAGCGACTTCGCTTTAGCCGGCCTCACTACATGGAACAACGATTGCAGCAACGTGAAGAAGAACTGCACCAAGATGATCAGCACATCCCAGCAAAAAATTAGCGTGGCGTATAACCGTAAGATCATTGAAACGGGCTTTCGGTGACAGTCGAGCCAAGCGGGCAAACGGCGCGGACTTTCTCTGCTGTCGGACGACTAAAACGGAACGTAAACGGTTTTATTACTCGGGGAGACTTCATTTTGCCTTTTAGCTGCTTTAGTGAGTTTGCGTGCGGATTACCAATTTCATATCGAAGCATTTGATGATCAAAGTGATCGAGCGAAGATCGTTTACTTACATGGAACCGTGCGGTGTATGGGTTAGGCATTGTTACGAGCGCAAAGCTTGCACAACTTGCACTCGAACTAAACGCACACGTCTTGCGTGATCACAACATTTCCACGCAGCACAACACagaagttaaatttaattagttGCCTAACGAGACACCGTGACAGAACTGGGGAGGCGGGCGGGGTGGTGAATGTTCTGGTCCGATACTCTTTAATCCCTTTCGCGACACCCACAAAACTTAAGACAGCCATGCGTCGTACTTACCTCGTTGCTGGATGGTCGGGGGGAGACTTCCAAATGCGGTAATTACACGCGCGTGTTCGGGTCTAGCGGCTTATTCGGTTTATCTCAATCCAAAGTCCGACCGTCGAGTGGGGTACGCCGCTGGTTCGCACGTACGACGACAGCTGAGAACATGCGTGAAGCCCTCTTTATCGATAACAACAGACCAACGGACTCCGGTGTGCTTGCTTTAGATTAGGCGCAATTCAACAGCCCCTGCACTCTGTCGAGACATAAGAGAAACTTTTAAAAACAAGCTTCAATTACATCGTGAATGGTGAAAGAGGAACTATAATTTACCTTTTCTGcctaaaattgtgtaaaaacgAGCGATAATAGTGCGTGTACGGGACTTTTCTCGTCTTCCCTGGTTGAACTGATAATGAGAAATGTCACAACAAACCGGGCTAGCCGCTTGAATGTTTTTAGCCGCCTTGCTGCAGTCGCTTTGTTCGTCTATGCGCGCGGGTTCAGTACTGTAAAGCGTagtttgtgtttttaaatGGTTCGAAGCGGTCGTTACTACTtgtgtcgtttgtttttttgtttcggaaaTGTCTTCCAATGTCTGGAAATTGTATTCATCTATTTTCTTGACAAATGCAAGAACAAAGCATATCTCAGCTCTACGATACGATCACACGAAAGTgttggaaattgttttttttttgttatcctgCCTAACCTTACTCTCATGGGCCAAAGCTTCGGTCGATATCGTGAGAAAAGTCCTTACCAAAATTGACAAATACTAATGTATACAAAGTATCTCCAACTTATACTGCACATGCCTTCAAAGAAGacaatcaattaaaataagcACTTGAAAGTGACTGAGAGAAGGCTGTTAGATAGACGAACCGCTGAAGAAAGGTGGTGTGCAGAAACCTATCAACCCTTTAACAACGATTGATACTAAGATTTTTGGCGGGATTGTCCCCTTttacagataaaaaaaaaacaaacaagcgtTTATATCAATGTACGATCGAGATACATCAAAATaagcttttatttttactgGGAAACTCTTCTAGCAGTACGATTGATTTGATcgtttaaatacttttaatcGTAATTCCTCTATTAAAGGTCCCAGATCTAAATCCCATCCCTTCTCAAACTGACCCTGTGCGCGATGCTCTTGAAATAATCGGTTTGATCGTTATCCGAGGAAAAATTAATTCCAGACTGGTCAGCTTTATGAGGATAAACCCACCATCCAATGGGTGAGTTTTCCATTCACACTCATCATTTCAAAGGGTTAAGCTTTGGAAATTCCCCTTCTTGTGTATTTTGCTACTCGATCAAACCCAACATCGCTAATTACATTTCCTACttcaaatatttcaattcaattgatccaaacaacaaaaaaaagaaggttctCCCCAAAATGATGCTCTCCTTTCGCCCAAGACACATTTAGGTCACGGCTGGCGCTTCCACGGGTCATTATTACCCGGCAACAATGAAATCATTCCACACAACCACAACGTGGGAGAAGGGTCAGCCCAATTTCCAGCACCAAGCTGCACTGCTTATGATAATCGGATTATTACCGACAAAACAAATTATTGCATACCTATCAGGGGATCAGCGTCGGGATTTTCGGTCGAAaatagtaaaaacaaaaccatcattAATCACTTGCTAATGTCAATAAATTAACTCCACCTAATCAGAATCCTAAAGCTAATATAGTACGCAAGGCGTTTTGTACGCTGTGCAGTGGGACGTTGTGGTCCTCTCCTTCCCGGTGGAGAGCTAATCGGTCCGCTAATATGTTCTACGACAACGGCGCCAACAGCATGCATAACACGAGATGGTAATTGATTCGCCGCAAGTGCTGTACCGTACTTTCCGGCAGCTTAACGCGCGATAATTATACCGTTTGTTTGGTCGCGCTTTACATGCCTGACTGGGCCCGTGTGCAGCTGGTTCCGTTTCAACAACCAATGCCGGGTGTTGTTCTTCACGTGGAGTGCGGCATTTATTCATAATCGGACACTCGGACCGGGCGACGCCTTTCGGGCACTGCCGAGCCACAGTTCCCAGCCATTGTAGCGGGTTTTCCGGTGCCATCCAGCCGAAGAATACTTGGGAATCCGGACCTAACTGTCGTGTGATGGGCCGCGCGCCCATCATGATCTTCGCCTGGGCGGAAATTTCTCGTTCGTGCGGACTAATTTTTCTCGATGGCGCATctgggctggctggctggctggctgggggGCGGCAGTAGCGATTGTGCAGATTGACAGCCATAAGCCGACGGAAATAATGCTGCTTCTCATCTCGGGCTCGATGAATGTGCGCTCCAGCCTCATCAACGGCGGTTTTTGGCCAGAGAAAGGAGGTGAGCTCGAGACATAGATTGGCCCATCGGCCGGGCTGTGGCAACAAATTGTTATTACACTAACATACACCGCGGCCCACCACTTCCAGctccggttttttgttgttgttcggggCCTGAAACTCTGGCCCGTTTCATTACCAGTGAGCATCTTTCACGACCATCAGGTCATAGATCTCCGATTGGCCCCGTACCGTAACCATTTGAAAGTGTACAAATCGATAAGGAGCCGCGCACGCACGGCCCAATACACCAACCGGCGGGAAGCGATCCCCGGGTGCGGCTAGATGCGTAGTGATGCTCTGCTGATGCGCGCGTCCCATCCGATCGGAGAGAAATCATGCAAAATGTTACCACTAACAACATAATAACGCTCGCCGGAACAATTATCCGTACGGACTTTCGAACGTGACGATCGCGCTAGGTGGCAAGTGAtcgtgggagagagagagagagagagagagaggtcaGCGATCACCAGACCATTGGCCAAGCATTGGTCACTGCTGGTCAAACACCTCTTCGGTGACCTCCGGTGAGCGCAAGGTGCTAGAAAGGAAATCAACGTTTTTAATGCACTTTACACTTGCGCGCGCAAAACGGGCGGCTGCCGGCGCTTCCGTTTCCGTCACGACCGGCCACCGTCAGCAAGTTCGCAGCAGTGCGAGCAAACATTCATTTCACGGTTGGTTGAGGCTGTGCGTGCACAAGGGGGAAGCTGGCATTCTGACGAGAACGAATTGCGATTTAAAGAACGCTTAAACGATACGGTTAGACCAGGTCGGGAAGGGATCCAGCAAGGGAACGATAGGCAAACAAGGGCTGAGGGGGAAAGCTAGAACTAATTACCCTATACTCAACATTTTCCCGTACTGATGAGAGCTTTTCcagggaaaagaagaagaaggccaaGCCATGGCAAGAAATAGCACAATGTGTAGGGATTTGATTTGTGGGCTCATGACTGCATACCATCCATATCATTCTGCATGCGAATGTGGCTGTGAATAgaaatgtgtgcatgtgttgcATGATGTTCAGCGAAAGAAGTGTCTAATCTCCCTGGAGGGCGTACGAAGATGAGGGAGCTTCCGAGGACCAATTGGAAGGATAGACAAATAATCAAAACCAAAGAAGCATCTTGGCATCAGCATTTGAAAAAAGATCCCAGACTAGAAATTCTTAACGAAGGCGGTGTTTAGAAACTCTTAAGGCTGTATTGAGACACTTAATGGTCTTAGTGGAGTCTCAAAAGATTTAGAGGATCGTAGTGACACAAGTGATGATGAACATAGTATCCACATGGGACCTGGTTTAGTAGATAAAGCCTTGGGGTATACTTAGCCCTTCAGAAAACGAGGCTCCTCAGACTGAAACTTTCCTGGCAACTATTCAACCTGCTCTCGGTTAAAGATTTTACCTCAAGCCTCACCGAGCGCTCCTGAGGACCAAAGAGCGGTCCTGAGAGTATCCTAATGTTCTCTTCAGGAACTTGATGtgttaaaatgatttgatGTCAAAAATCTACTTCGAGCCGTTGAACGTCAGACCATGATGTTCAGTTTACACCCCATGGATATTCCGGTAAAGATATCAGAATGACAATATCCAACTTCTTCAGAACTTTCTAAGGTACCAAGGTATGGAACGATCCTCACTTGTATATAGTACCTCCTGGAATGTTAAGTTGACCTGGAAAGCTTGGTTACATAGTGAGGGAACGGTTCTCTGGCCTTACCATTAGCAGGCGGCCGAAGCCTGGTATCCATTTGATGTTGGTGATGGTCGGAAAGACTAAGGCTGAAATGTCGTTTATATCCTATATCTTTTTAGCTCAAGAATAGAGCTGATAGTACAAATAAACTAGCGATAGTAGATGACTAACTTGGTCATTGCTGTTCCAATTTTGTTGATAACGTAGAACAGACTTCATCTTCGACCGCTAGTGGGTGCGAAATTACTTGAATACGCTTCATCTTGATTAATATTCAATACAGACAAAGCTTCTCAGTAACAGAACTAATAACCTTATTATGTATGAATCGGCACCTGAAAAGTAGACCAGCTAAACCAAGAACTAACATGACTGAAGATAAGTCTAACTACGGCGATCAGACTTCAGGAGATACTTCAGGTATTTTGATCGAGCATTCAATAGCTATTTATCAGTTTTTAGGTAAATTTTCattgaatttttttctcaGAAACTTTGCTTGAGACCCCTTACGATCCATAAATAGACTGCTTAAAGTAAACATAAATTTATGATGCAGCCTTATGATATCATTCCCCCGCCCAATACATAACTTAATGATCGCTCGGTATCGCTTCGGAACCTACCCTTCGGCATGTCTTAAGCAGCCAACTcataacaaaaaaccccatcgATAGATCATTATCAATTCACTGCAGCACCGGTTAGGATCACTGTGGTTCGATCGGAGATATTTTCATTCCGTAAGATAGATTCCATTCCGCTATACTTTCTCCCGGGCTTGAGAACGGTAACACAGCACGTACGTACACAAACGACGCGAAAAGGCTGCACACCAAGCGGGAGAGACATAACCACCGTCAGGCTTCCAGGCCAGCCCCCGAAAGCCGTGTTGGAGCACGCGAGAAGCAGACGGCACGAACGCAATTGTGTAAGTTGCTTCTTTTTATCTGCCACGGAACCGTCCGTTCCGGTTCCAGTCTGCGGTCGATATTCAACCCGAACGGACGTTTACCGGAGAGAACGACCGGGCCACCAGTAAGCCGTTCTTGGAACCTGGATAGGTTCCTGTTTTGCTCACCCACCCCCCCCTTCCCCAGCCTCAACTCGTTGATCGTTATTATACACACATCCCCGGGCCGAGAAAAGAAAGCGTGCTGGAAGCTGGCCGTGTACAGGCGGGAGTGATTTTCTGAGTCTGTTTTGGGacggtgagtgagtgtgtttgccgtGGTAGGGCGTAGCCCGCTTCTGCCCTAGATTGCCTGCGTTCTGGCAATGCAGGAGCCCAGAAGTAGTAGCGGGACGGCCGTGATACTGGCAGAGTAGAACATTAAGTGAACACAAGTGACTCAAACCGGAGGACTTCCAGAATTCCCCTACAACGATAGTGGACGTGCGTGTTAGTGGCGCGAGTGACTCAAAGAGGTGTCTCAAAGTGTGGAGCATAAGAAGTCAAGAAGTGTTCAACAACCGCCCCGTAGGAAGTGGATTGAAGGTGTGAATAGTCTCtcgattagaaaaaaaaacccttaagaAGTCGATCCAGAGAGTTCAGCAAAACAGTAGTTCCTGAAGTGTTAAAACAAGGTGCACGAGTTCTCTGGACGGTTCGTGTGACTTCCAATCCCTCTACCAGACACCAAAGCATAACGGTAAGAATCTTAACCGTCTAGAACCGTTTGGTCACTGCTCTGCGACACAGCTCCAGCAACTTCACAGCAGTACATTCAAATCTGATGGATTTGCTTTGGGGCGGGAGAAAAATGTGTCAagaagaaagtttttttttgtggttgttgtcgTTTCCCGCTTTCTTCTTCCCTACTGTTCCTAGTCGAGAtgggacagaaaaaaagcgaTCTTGGAGATCTGAGAGCTTTCTTTCGGAGAATGCTTCTTGGACGGATGGCGGACGGAGAAGATCGCACGATTCTTCTTCTACGTCGAGCGAGCGTCAAAGTAGGCTAAGCGAGCCGCTGACGTGCGGCGGATGACTTGGTGAGCCCGGCTTGCTGCGATCCGATGGTGGTGTGAATGAACTTTGGCTTTAGCTACGGGCTTCAACCGCAACCACGGAATGAGGCCGGCCGACGCCTGGCGACGAATCGAGAATCGTTGGTGTttggttgatttgttttcgtaTACGGCGGTAGGAAGGAATCCAACCAGCTCCAACTTTGGAACAGTGGCAAGATCCCGCTTTTGGATAATCGTTATTAAATGACTCgaaggggggggaggggggcccTGGTACAGAGATGGGCATCTAACTGTACACCGTCGAACCCTGGCCGGATGATCCATTGCAAAAGCCATGCAATAATTACGGGACCAGCAACTCCCGGAAAGTGTTGCGTTGCGATTCTTCCCTGATCGCCGTTGCTTTGTTGTCGTcgggtagtttttttttcttcttctgttggtCTCCCTCCCCATTCGTATGGTAATAACTTAATCGATCGTAAACGCGTAGCCAGGTGAAAGTAGTGACCTCAGACGGGACATCCCCCACATCCAGCCGGTGAAGGCGTGCAAGAATTTCAATGCTCGGCGCTcggaagcgacgaaccccaGTGAGTCGGCATCGGGCGCGCGGACTTCATTAGCTGTGGTGCCTTTTATTAAACgatcgttttgcatttttttgtcGAAAGAGAGGGCTTTTAAATCATTTCGAAATCGGAATTTCTCTCCAATAGAATTGAATTGGGCACGGAACGGATGTGAATCCTTTTATCGTTTAACTTCCAATATCGACCAAAATATCCATCAAAATTGACCTAGAAACACCCGGAGGAACGATTGTTCTGCCCGTGGATGTGCGGGTGCAACATCACCCGGTATCGACGTTGAAGGAGGAGAAAGTGTAACACCCCACCCCACAACACCACTCTCCTCTCTATTCTTCCTCGTCACAGGGTTACATCGTACATCTTTCCTGGTTCTCACGCGCCCATGCTTCTTCGGGTGATTGTTGTGATCGGACGATAAGCAGACACCACCAGTCGTATCGCACTGATTAACCTGAATTTCATGTGAGACATTGTTTTGTTCGTGTCAAGACTGGccggggggaagggggggggggggatgaaaAACGCTCCAGCACCTCCCGAAAAGCTTAAGAACCCATTGTTTACGTAGCCTACACCCGGGGAACGGCGTCGCAAAATCAGGCTGCTCACAAGGGTGGAAATCATGTCAAACGGCGTAAGCATCTGCTGCTGCGCTCCACCGCGCTACCACACACTCTCTCATTAGGCCGAGAGCGTGTGCTGGCCCCCTTTTTGCTTGCTGGCACAACCGCGATCGTGACAGTGCAACCAGGCGCAATGAATTGTATGTTCGGgacagggtgtgtgtgtgtgtgtttattgtcACTGAGAGGTACAAGGAGCGGGTACATTTATTGCTCAGCTCCTCTAAATGGTACCATTTTATAGTCACCAACTTCAAACACACGGTCCCGCCAAGGGAGAGATTCCAGCGAGTTTGTCCAAAGACCCAGGTGGTAGGCCAGCCATAAAACTAGCTCAAGCTTAACCGTTGGTGCCTTTTCGATGGCTGGTTTAGGTAAATATTGTTATTCGGCTTTACTGGTGCTGGGTAGCTGGAGCCCGCTactgttattattatttttgcacTTGCAAAGCGATATTCTCACTGCTCGCACCCCCTTTAAATGCTATtttccgatgctattttcctCATGGCAGCTTGAGTTGGCTCGGTTCggctcacacacactgctgACCGTTGGGTTTTGTTATCTCTCCGGGATGGAGATCTTACCGACCGAGTGGAATTGCTTTGCTAATGGACATGCAGCAtacatacgtgtgtgtgtgtgtgtgtgagagggtaTCTGAAGAGTCATAGCCCTCTCGTGCGGAGGGAGTCCGGACCGCGgagggagaaagaaaactATGTAGGCACGAGATGAAGCATAATATCGTAACGGGATTTCGCCTCGGGTTCCGTGCCGCGAGTTCATGAACTTGAAAACGAAACCAATGATTTGAGACCCGGTGGGCGCTGCACACTCACCCGATGTGCATTTTACGCTCGGTTCGGCTGAGATTCATCCATCTGTCTTTGGGGGGGGAAAACGGGGAACGATCGAGAAGAAACTCGTGGGAACGATCTGGTCGCTAGCTTCAGCCAGCAGATGGACCATGACCAAAAACTGAAGATCAAGTTCAAGGTACGGGCGATCGCTGGTGAtccgagagcgagagcgagagagcgagagaaggaGACGATAACATAACGCATCCAAGCAAGCAGCACGCACTCTCGAAGATGCACGCGTTATGCAACGTGATTGTGGAATTGGAACTGGACGGCAGCAAACACTCGCACCGTGTCCCACCGTGTCCCCGAGCGCAGCAAAACAGACCGGATCTCACCGAGCGAAGACGTAAAAGTAGTACAAGAAACATATCCTCAATGGCTACGATTACCGATATCGGGGATAGgtttgccacacacacaccgtcgtACCAGATTTAGGTCAGATCGGTGCGGGATTCACCTTCCTTCCTAATATCGTAACGGTGCATATGGGAACGCCCCGGCAAGTGAGCGCTGTTTATCTCTTTAGGGATGCCCGTTCAGCACCCGCGGGACCTATTGttgtgcaaaacaaacaaaagaacttggggggggggggaaaccgGGAGACGCTTTTCGGGGCGCAATCGTGGTGCGAGGCCAGCTGGTTAGCACATTCTGGCCCGAAACGAGGTTACACTACGAGCACTTGACTGGCAGTAGCAGTATGACCGCCTGCCTGAAGTGCTACTGGGCGATGTGGAGGGAGTGGACGGTTGAATGTCCTTTATGGTATGCGTGTGCCCGCGGCCTCGGGTAGGGAAGTAGGTGACATAATTCGATTGGCCTGGTCCGTTATGCGGACCGGGGGGGGGACCGAGTGAACGGTTCTTATGACGTGTTGAAATTCGTCATTGTGCCAAGGTGGGAGCTGATGGGTTTATTTCTCCATTTTTGTGAAATAGGTTCGATGATTCAGCACTCCACACGATCGTTTTGCGTATAACGGAATGCGCCTAAATAGGGAACGCCTGTTTGTATGCAATGTGCAGAGATCATTTCGTTTAATTTCCTCAATATCAATCGAATTTTCTCTCATCATTGGAATCTCCCCAACAGAAAATGAAGCTCATTGCTACATACGCactggcgctgctgctgctagccaGCACAGTCCTTGCCCGACCCAACCTGGTGGAACCGATCTACCTACGACGGCGCAGCAATCCCCTGGAGATCGTGGAGGAGAGCGTAGAATCGAGCAGCCTGCCACAGGACGCTTCGGCCCAGAGCAGCACCGAGCAGCTTCAGTCAACGACCGTCGGAAGTTCGGAACCGGCCACCGACAGTTCCAGCACCAGCTCCGGCGGCAGCACATCCACGCACCAACCAAGGTACCAAACTACTAACGATGGTCTCTCTAGCGATAGTTTAATCAAGGAATTTCTACTAAAAAACCTGGCCAATCTGCAAGGCCAATCACCGTTGCCGGTGGCAGCCCCACCGGTTCCGGTCGATACGGCCGGATCCGAGGAGCAGAACACGCTGCGGTCCGTGTCGCTCGGGGTGTCGGGAGGGTTGGGCTATCCGCCACTCGCAAACTGGGATCCGCCAGAGAAAACGTACGTGTACCCGGTGAAGACACAGTACCCGGCGGAGGTTGAGATCGGTCAGAAGCGCAAACCGGTCATACACAAAATCATTACCAAGTGGTCGGACAAGACGTCGGACGTGTTTAATGTCGAATATGGCACATCGGCCTCCAATCTCCTAAGACCCTCGAGCCAGATCTACACGAACTTTGGTGTGACCTCACCGGTGGTCACCGATGCACCGGTGAAGAACCAGTTCTATGGAGCGTTTGCCGGGTCGCCCGAAGTCTTGTCGACCGACTTCCACACACCGTCCGGAGAGGTGTACCAGCAGGGTCCGGGCCCGATCGTGAGCGATCAGCTGATCCCGTTGAGTTCCTCCGATACGAAGAACAAGcacaagaagaacaaaaagaagaacaagatcAAGATCACTATCAAGCCAACTCCGACGCCTGCTGCACCGGTGAAGGTGACGGCCGTGTCGCAAGCTGATCCGGACCGTCCGGATGCTGTGTACTCGGGTGAGCAGCAGGCCGTAGCCGGTGGGTGGAATCCGTACGAGGAGGATCCGTACGACGAGGTGGACGATGCGAATCCGTACGATGAGGCGGGCAATTTGAAGGGTGAAGGCGTGACGGAATGTAACGAGATCAGTATTTCGCTGAGTGGCAAGCAAGGCTGCAACGATATACAGATCGCGATCAACGAGGACAATCCTAGCCCGACGAAGCAGGGCGAGCTGACGAAGCTTGGTCCTGGGACGGCCGGTGTGTTGCCCGGTGCGGCTGTTGCAGCGGCAGCGGTCGGGACTGCTGGAGCACTATCGGCGGCACCGCAGTCGGCGGCCGTTCCCGCGGCAGCTGTAGCGAGTGACGTTGCGCTGGCTGCTCCACTGGCAGCAGCTGCTCCGTTGGCGGCGAATCCTATCGTACCGATAGTTCCCGCCgctgtaccggcaccagtgtcCAACTTTCTCAATACACCGATCAGCAGTTTGGTGAGCAATATTATTCGTCCGCCGGTACGTATCGGGAGCGTTGGACAACCGGCTGCTACGATTGGAAACGGTATTGGATCGAACCAGAACAAACTGAAGCCAAAGCCTGGCAAACCATCGCACGATCATCACGGTTCATCCTCGCTGCTGCCGGACGTGTCGCACGCACTACTGGGCATGATGGCGGCCGTGTCCGCCATGACGCCGATGAACATGTTTGTGCTGGGCATGACCAGTCTGCCGGTGTTGGCGATGATCGTCGGCACAGTAGCGGCCGGTATGTACATGTACAAGTTCTACTACCCAACCCCGGTGCGGCACTACACCAC from Anopheles stephensi strain Indian chromosome 2, UCI_ANSTEP_V1.0, whole genome shotgun sequence includes the following:
- the LOC118505751 gene encoding epidermal retinol dehydrogenase 2-like isoform X3, translated to MILRLYATLIFCWDVLIILVQFFFTLLQSLFHVVRPAKAKSLTGEVAAVVGSGRGVGYDLAIQLAELGVKVACIDVKTTDNDLLVKKIQSAGGVACAYECDVTKQAEINRTVAAIESSLGTISMLFHSCNVPSARSLVTEPPPIEVTLNVGVVSHFLLLEAILPKMKKVAHGHIVFLTSVAGVSGLKHQMPLAVSQFAVQGLYESTLEELRIEKCQHTIHTTLVHIYPFIITDHCLNDIRLRISSAFGRIKSDEAARRIIAGVRRNELEISIPKYLLFLSHLLRLLPRRASLLLRELIDTGLDL
- the LOC118505751 gene encoding estradiol 17-beta-dehydrogenase 11-like isoform X1, with translation MPNPYTARFHSSDSRESPRRLPAWLDCHRKPVSMILRLYATLIFCWDVLIILVQFFFTLLQSLFHVVRPAKAKSLTGEVAAVVGSGRGVGYDLAIQLAELGVKVACIDVKTTDNDLLVKKIQSAGGVACAYECDVTKQAEINRTVAAIESSLGTISMLFHSCNVPSARSLVTEPPPIEVTLNVGVVSHFLLLEAILPKMKKVAHGHIVFLTSVAGVSGLKHQMPLAVSQFAVQGLYESTLEELRIEKCQHTIHTTLVHIYPFIITDHCLNDIRLRISSAFGRIKSDEAARRIIAGVRRNELEISIPKYLLFLSHLLRLLPRRASLLLRELIDTGLDL